A section of the Rhizobium sp. Pop5 genome encodes:
- a CDS encoding response regulator, with product MDLLSATDWLRHRPGYTYPLALVAVGLTFLLRIAASDYLSGFPFLSFLPAILLASFIGGAGPGLLAAVVAGFIVQQFFVEPHNVFWPVSAGQWIGLSTYLVNAGIIVGLMEMIIVAHSRQSRLRSELNSFNTRLEQTVAERTAELKHEMNENAAAQAQVRQLQKMETIGQLTGGVAHDFNNMLAIIIGSLDLAQRRMTGNEDPRLLNSIQNARDGAQRAAVLTARLLAFSRQQPLAPEIIDANKLVGGMSELLRRTLGEQIRIETVLAGGLWQSFADLSQLENSILNLAVNARDAMPGGGHLTIETANTELDERYARMHSEVEAGQYVMISITDTGTGMSPEVIDRAFDPFYTTKGPGKGTGLGLSQVYGYIKQSGGHIKIYSEIDRGTTVKIYLPRHVGVTDPRLSAVGAHPIPQGSVNDTILVVEDDEHVRSMTAESLHELGYTVLEAASGMEALVLLEQNAAVDLIFTDIVMPQMSGRQLADIVQQKWPAIRILYTTGYTRNAIVHNGVLDHGVSLLAKPFSLEQLAHKIRELLNAPARREGERT from the coding sequence ATGGATTTGCTGAGTGCCACGGACTGGTTGCGTCACAGGCCCGGTTACACATATCCGCTGGCGCTTGTCGCGGTTGGCTTGACCTTTCTTCTAAGGATTGCAGCCAGTGACTATCTTTCCGGTTTTCCCTTCCTGAGCTTCCTCCCGGCGATATTGCTCGCGAGTTTCATCGGTGGCGCGGGACCGGGCCTTCTCGCGGCCGTGGTCGCCGGCTTCATCGTCCAGCAGTTTTTCGTCGAACCTCACAATGTCTTCTGGCCGGTCAGCGCCGGGCAATGGATCGGCCTGTCGACCTATCTCGTCAATGCGGGGATCATCGTCGGGCTGATGGAGATGATCATCGTCGCCCATTCCAGGCAGAGCCGCCTTCGCAGCGAGCTCAACAGCTTCAATACCCGCCTGGAACAAACGGTTGCCGAGCGTACCGCCGAGCTCAAGCATGAGATGAACGAGAATGCCGCCGCCCAGGCGCAGGTCCGCCAATTGCAGAAGATGGAGACGATCGGCCAACTGACCGGCGGCGTCGCTCATGATTTCAACAATATGCTGGCAATCATCATCGGCAGCCTCGACCTCGCTCAGCGGCGCATGACCGGAAACGAGGATCCTCGCCTGCTGAATTCGATCCAGAATGCCAGGGACGGCGCACAAAGGGCGGCCGTGTTGACCGCCCGTCTTCTCGCCTTCTCACGCCAGCAGCCGCTTGCCCCGGAGATCATCGACGCCAATAAACTGGTCGGCGGCATGTCGGAGCTGCTGCGGCGCACCCTCGGCGAGCAGATCCGGATAGAGACCGTTCTTGCCGGCGGTCTCTGGCAGAGCTTTGCCGATCTCAGCCAACTCGAAAACTCCATTCTGAACCTTGCCGTCAATGCCCGCGACGCCATGCCCGGCGGCGGCCATCTGACCATCGAGACCGCCAATACTGAACTCGACGAGCGATATGCGCGCATGCATTCCGAGGTCGAGGCCGGCCAGTATGTGATGATCAGCATCACCGACACCGGTACCGGCATGTCGCCCGAAGTCATCGACCGCGCCTTCGACCCGTTCTATACGACCAAGGGACCTGGCAAGGGTACCGGTCTCGGCCTCAGCCAGGTCTACGGCTACATCAAGCAGAGCGGCGGCCACATCAAGATCTATTCGGAGATCGACAGGGGCACGACGGTGAAGATCTATCTTCCCCGTCATGTCGGCGTAACGGATCCTCGGTTGAGCGCTGTGGGCGCCCACCCAATCCCCCAGGGTAGCGTCAACGATACGATTTTGGTGGTGGAGGATGATGAGCACGTCCGCAGCATGACCGCCGAAAGCCTGCATGAACTCGGCTACACCGTATTGGAAGCGGCAAGCGGCATGGAGGCGCTTGTCCTTCTGGAGCAGAATGCGGCCGTCGACCTGATCTTCACCGATATCGTCATGCCGCAGATGAGCGGACGCCAGCTTGCCGATATCGTTCAGCAAAAATGGCCGGCAATCAGGATCCTCTACACAACGGGCTACACCCGAAATGCCATCGTTCACAACGGCGTGCTTGATCACGGCGTTTCCCTGCTCGCCAAGCCCTTCAGCCTCGAGCAGCTCGCCCACAAGATCCGCGAGCTTCTCAATGCGCCTGCGAGAAGGGAAGGCGAGCGGACGTGA
- a CDS encoding DUF1236 domain-containing protein has product MHKIMLAAAAMLTISSAAFAQSTVIVTDPAPTGSVVLPGEVRTYVMEQNTPSVVYDGDITVGVTLPDTVEVHRVPNVDSYAYTVVNNRRVIVEPQTHRVIQVLE; this is encoded by the coding sequence ATGCACAAGATCATGCTGGCCGCAGCAGCAATGCTGACCATCAGCTCCGCCGCCTTCGCGCAGAGCACCGTCATCGTCACCGATCCTGCACCGACAGGCTCGGTCGTACTGCCTGGTGAGGTGCGCACATATGTGATGGAGCAAAACACACCGTCTGTCGTCTATGACGGCGATATCACGGTCGGCGTAACGCTGCCGGATACAGTCGAAGTGCATAGGGTGCCGAATGTCGACAGCTATGCCTATACCGTCGTCAACAACCGGCGCGTGATCGTCGAGCCGCAAACGCACCGCGTGATCCAGGTCCTGGAATAA
- the bcsN gene encoding cellulose biosynthesis protein BcsN, which translates to MHLRKTISLVAVAGMMAGCTSTGGVRQPSGPETVAPEKALVLPPPGGPSIVSVVERKRGNGVEQNISLFTSSSVPGQNFLKVQFFGASGANPGTGDAGFSMINESGIAREVARSAPGVPMATSATFLQNSYGPFGYASGVSRAGDTCIYAWQQIRSSVAANTQARNFGMIQLRLRLCDARASERQLLGIVYGYTVTGTFDGEIWNPYGHAPPADAALGGSGQPIYPDEGGYRASPMPIGYEPAPAVVSRPRAALVRSASAAPVQGVAPLPAPVGPRVPLPGETPQTNAKPDAAAAGPDDQSARAIGAAVPSPDCVGDAAMTAVCRR; encoded by the coding sequence ATGCACTTGCGTAAGACGATATCGCTGGTGGCCGTGGCCGGCATGATGGCCGGCTGCACATCGACAGGCGGTGTGCGTCAGCCTTCCGGGCCGGAGACAGTGGCGCCCGAAAAGGCGCTGGTCCTGCCGCCGCCGGGAGGTCCGTCGATCGTCAGCGTCGTCGAGCGCAAGCGTGGCAATGGCGTCGAGCAGAACATCTCACTATTTACCTCATCCTCCGTGCCTGGCCAGAATTTCCTGAAAGTCCAGTTCTTCGGGGCCTCCGGGGCAAATCCTGGCACGGGCGATGCGGGCTTCAGCATGATCAACGAGAGTGGAATTGCCCGCGAGGTGGCACGTTCGGCCCCGGGCGTTCCAATGGCGACATCCGCAACCTTCCTGCAGAACAGCTATGGTCCCTTCGGTTACGCGTCCGGCGTTAGCCGTGCCGGCGACACGTGCATCTATGCCTGGCAGCAGATCCGTTCGAGCGTCGCCGCCAATACTCAGGCGCGCAATTTCGGCATGATCCAGCTGCGCCTGCGTCTTTGTGACGCCAGGGCGAGCGAGCGTCAGTTGCTCGGTATCGTCTACGGCTACACCGTCACCGGCACCTTCGACGGTGAGATCTGGAACCCGTACGGCCACGCGCCCCCCGCCGACGCAGCACTCGGAGGCTCCGGTCAGCCGATCTACCCCGACGAGGGCGGTTATCGCGCCAGCCCGATGCCGATCGGTTACGAGCCTGCGCCTGCCGTTGTCAGCCGGCCACGCGCCGCTCTTGTTCGCAGCGCCTCGGCCGCGCCAGTTCAAGGCGTCGCGCCGCTGCCGGCACCGGTTGGCCCGCGTGTGCCGCTGCCTGGCGAGACACCTCAGACGAACGCAAAGCCGGACGCGGCAGCAGCCGGGCCGGACGATCAATCAGCAAGGGCGATCGGTGCCGCCGTGCCGTCGCCGGACTGCGTAGGCGACGCGGCCATGACAGCCGTCTGCCGGAGATAA
- the bcsA gene encoding UDP-forming cellulose synthase catalytic subunit — translation MRKARSVIIWAVVSLCMIVLITLPVNLQTQLITSITVVTVMALIKILKGEGTWRLVALAFGTSIVLRYVYWRTTNTLPPVNQPENFIPGLLLYLAEMYSVAMLALSLFIVATPLPSRPSRAAKNERFPHVDVFVPSYNEDAGLLGNTLAAAKAMDYPAEKLHVWLLDDGGTLQKRNSGKLLEAQAAAARHIELKQLCEDLDVKYLTRDRNEHAKAGNLNNGMKHSTGELIAVFDADHAPARDFLLETVGYFDDDPKLFLVQTPHFFINPDPLERNLRTFDRMPSENEMFYGIIQRGLDKWNAAFFCGSAAVLSRRALESQNGFSGISITEDCETALALHGSGWNSIYVDKPLIAGLQPATFASFIGQRSRWAQGMMQILRFRFPLLKRGLSIPQRLCYMSSTLFWLFPFPRTIFLFAPLFYLFFDLEIFTASGGEFLAYTLAYMLVNLMMQNYLYGSFRWPWISELYEYVQTVHLLPAVVSVMLNPRKPTFKVTAKDESIAVSRLSEISRPFFVIFAVQIIALVITIYRIYAEPYKADVTLVVGGWNVINLIMAGCALGVVSERGERALSRRVRVNRRCEFAANGKSYAASIEDVSVHGARLHIFNKHLDELVVGVPGEIRFQPYSGADMETLPLIVRNIEPSGDITNLGCQYVPKSALDHRLIADLMFANSDQWTQFQTSRRRNPGLIRGTIWFLGLSFYQTSRGLVYFFRSMRPEREAQQQAAKVNAG, via the coding sequence ATGCGCAAAGCCCGCAGTGTCATCATATGGGCCGTGGTTTCGCTCTGCATGATCGTGCTGATCACGCTGCCGGTCAATTTGCAGACCCAGCTCATCACCAGCATCACTGTCGTGACCGTCATGGCGCTCATCAAGATTCTGAAAGGCGAGGGAACGTGGCGCCTAGTGGCGCTCGCTTTCGGCACTTCGATCGTGCTGCGCTATGTCTACTGGCGCACCACAAACACGCTGCCGCCGGTGAACCAGCCGGAAAACTTCATCCCCGGCCTGCTGCTCTATCTTGCTGAAATGTATAGCGTCGCAATGCTGGCGCTCAGCCTCTTCATCGTCGCCACACCGCTGCCGTCGCGGCCCTCGCGGGCGGCCAAGAACGAGCGTTTCCCACATGTCGACGTCTTCGTGCCATCCTACAACGAGGATGCCGGTCTTCTTGGAAACACGCTGGCCGCCGCGAAGGCGATGGATTATCCGGCTGAGAAGCTGCATGTCTGGCTGCTCGACGATGGCGGTACTTTGCAGAAGCGCAATTCGGGCAAGCTGCTCGAGGCACAGGCTGCTGCCGCCCGCCATATCGAGCTGAAGCAGCTCTGCGAGGATCTCGACGTCAAATACCTCACGCGCGACCGCAACGAGCACGCCAAGGCCGGCAATCTCAACAACGGCATGAAGCATTCGACCGGTGAACTCATCGCCGTCTTCGACGCGGACCACGCGCCGGCCCGCGATTTCCTGCTCGAGACGGTCGGTTACTTCGATGACGATCCGAAGCTCTTTCTCGTCCAGACCCCGCACTTCTTCATCAATCCCGATCCGCTGGAGCGCAATCTGCGCACCTTCGATAGGATGCCGAGCGAGAACGAGATGTTCTACGGCATCATCCAGCGCGGCCTCGATAAGTGGAACGCTGCCTTCTTCTGCGGTTCGGCCGCGGTTCTGAGCCGCAGGGCACTCGAATCCCAGAACGGCTTTTCCGGCATCAGCATCACCGAGGATTGCGAGACGGCGCTGGCGCTCCACGGCAGCGGCTGGAACAGCATCTATGTCGACAAGCCCCTGATCGCCGGTCTGCAGCCGGCCACCTTCGCAAGCTTCATCGGCCAGCGTAGCCGATGGGCGCAGGGCATGATGCAGATCCTGCGCTTCCGTTTCCCGCTTCTGAAGCGCGGGCTCTCGATCCCGCAGCGCCTCTGCTACATGTCCTCGACGCTTTTCTGGCTCTTTCCGTTCCCCCGCACGATCTTCCTGTTTGCGCCGCTCTTCTACCTGTTCTTCGATCTGGAAATCTTCACCGCCTCTGGCGGCGAATTCCTTGCCTATACGCTTGCCTATATGCTCGTGAACCTGATGATGCAGAACTACCTCTACGGGTCGTTCCGGTGGCCGTGGATTTCCGAGCTCTACGAATATGTCCAGACCGTGCATCTGCTGCCGGCCGTCGTCTCGGTCATGCTCAATCCGAGGAAGCCGACCTTCAAGGTCACCGCCAAGGACGAATCGATCGCCGTCAGCCGCCTGTCGGAAATCAGCCGTCCGTTCTTCGTCATCTTTGCAGTGCAGATCATCGCGCTCGTCATCACCATCTACAGGATCTATGCCGAGCCCTATAAGGCCGACGTCACGCTCGTCGTTGGTGGATGGAACGTCATCAACCTGATCATGGCCGGCTGCGCGCTCGGCGTCGTGTCGGAGCGCGGCGAGCGCGCCTTGTCCCGCCGCGTCCGCGTCAACCGGCGCTGCGAATTCGCTGCCAACGGCAAGTCGTACGCAGCCTCGATCGAGGATGTCTCCGTCCATGGCGCCAGGCTTCACATCTTCAACAAGCACCTCGACGAACTGGTGGTCGGCGTGCCGGGCGAGATCCGCTTCCAGCCCTATAGCGGCGCGGATATGGAAACGCTGCCGCTCATCGTGCGCAACATCGAGCCATCAGGCGACATCACCAATCTCGGTTGCCAATACGTGCCGAAAAGCGCGCTTGACCATCGTCTGATCGCCGATCTGATGTTCGCCAATTCCGACCAGTGGACGCAGTTCCAGACGTCACGCCGCCGCAACCCCGGTCTCATCCGCGGCACCATCTGGTTCCTCGGCCTGTCGTTCTATCAGACTAGCCGCGGCCTCGTTTATTTCTTCCGCAGTATGCGGCCGGAGCGGGAAGCGCAGCAGCAGGCGGCAAAGGTCAACGCCGGATGA
- a CDS encoding cellulose biosynthesis cyclic di-GMP-binding regulatory protein BcsB, which produces MRTILAASLLLLNASAFAQAQTSPFDMSGERPPGAPATPRLTPAAPPAATAPAPVTPPVSVTPAPAAPAVPAPPVAVPPQTTMPASQPTVEANAAAPPRAGDARRYVLPFSNLSLSGEYDRRSWSVYLTPEQAAAKASFTFAYQNSIVVAPEASALTVYLNNRPIGQQRIGSPDGPTAVTFEVPSGLLQPGANVVTFEADQRHRTDCSIQSTYELWSNIDPAGTYLRFADSDAAQLASADAVRAIGVDGAGKTEFDIVVPALEQPGTTKPLLRLAQGLSVLSSMPNQIFAFSTDSLPAAGPGKLSVLVGTAAELRPLFPGLPPGAESAALAAFVTDPRSGSPVLLISGPSWQAVSSAIDTIVSPTDRSQDIRRDALTTERWSAPNAPLVFSDTNIALSQLGVKTTEFSGRRFRTSFNVAVPADFYANAYGEAKVLLDAAYTDNVLPGSHIDIYVNDNIASTVPITTTTGGILRHLPIRVTMRHFKPGLNSVAIEAILMTKDDAACAPGATAGANPRFALFDTSELHIPDFARVGQRPNLAAMAGTGYPYGRSAEPTPLFIDRVDADTLSAAATLLGQMAIMAGHPIPVETVASPNTIGDHDAIFIGSISQMPATALTQANISTASQASWRPVVDAQTGVVDTGTAFEQWNSKVGGGVLRSRITAFRDWLWRNFDISRSSLQFVPGAEEIFTPSNAATLLVAQGSSPTGGGSWTLVTAPSAKDLREGLEVVTAQSNWPQIAGHITTYSSKTGKIETVPVTRFDFVPSVPWSIGNYRLIAANWLSTNILSYAFLLVVFLLLIGLTTASMLRKLGRSK; this is translated from the coding sequence ATGAGAACAATCCTCGCTGCCTCGCTTCTCCTGCTAAATGCTTCTGCGTTCGCCCAGGCGCAGACATCGCCTTTCGACATGTCCGGCGAGCGGCCGCCCGGCGCGCCCGCTACCCCGCGATTGACGCCGGCCGCCCCGCCTGCCGCCACCGCGCCGGCTCCCGTCACGCCTCCTGTTTCGGTCACACCCGCGCCTGCCGCTCCGGCTGTGCCCGCGCCGCCGGTCGCCGTGCCGCCGCAGACGACCATGCCCGCATCCCAGCCTACCGTCGAGGCAAATGCAGCTGCGCCACCGCGCGCCGGCGATGCCCGTCGCTACGTGCTGCCCTTTTCGAACCTCAGTCTCAGCGGCGAATACGACCGGCGTTCGTGGTCCGTTTATCTGACACCGGAACAGGCGGCGGCCAAGGCAAGCTTTACCTTCGCCTACCAGAATTCGATCGTCGTTGCGCCCGAAGCGTCCGCGCTGACCGTCTATCTCAATAATCGTCCGATCGGCCAGCAGCGTATCGGCTCTCCGGATGGACCGACCGCCGTCACCTTCGAAGTTCCCTCCGGTCTGTTGCAGCCGGGCGCCAACGTCGTCACCTTCGAGGCCGACCAGCGCCACCGCACCGATTGCAGCATTCAATCCACCTACGAATTGTGGTCGAACATCGATCCGGCTGGAACCTATCTGCGTTTCGCCGACAGCGATGCCGCCCAGTTGGCAAGTGCGGACGCCGTCCGCGCGATCGGCGTCGATGGCGCCGGCAAGACCGAGTTTGACATCGTTGTTCCGGCGCTGGAACAGCCCGGAACCACCAAGCCGCTGCTGCGGCTTGCGCAGGGCCTATCGGTGCTGAGCAGCATGCCGAACCAGATCTTCGCCTTCAGCACCGATTCGCTTCCGGCCGCCGGGCCGGGCAAGCTCAGCGTGCTCGTCGGTACCGCGGCGGAATTGAGGCCGCTTTTCCCCGGCTTGCCGCCGGGCGCCGAAAGCGCGGCACTGGCCGCGTTCGTCACCGATCCGCGCAGCGGTTCGCCGGTGCTTCTCATCAGCGGCCCTTCCTGGCAGGCCGTCTCCTCGGCGATCGATACCATCGTCTCGCCGACGGACAGATCCCAGGATATCCGTCGCGACGCGCTGACCACCGAGCGCTGGAGCGCACCGAACGCGCCGCTCGTCTTTTCCGATACGAACATCGCTCTGTCCCAACTCGGCGTGAAGACCACCGAGTTTTCGGGCCGGCGGTTCCGTACCAGCTTCAATGTCGCCGTGCCGGCCGATTTTTATGCCAATGCCTACGGCGAGGCGAAGGTGCTGCTCGACGCCGCCTACACCGATAACGTGCTGCCCGGTAGCCACATCGACATCTACGTCAACGACAACATCGCTTCCACCGTGCCGATCACCACGACCACGGGCGGCATCCTGCGTCATCTGCCGATCCGCGTGACGATGCGGCACTTCAAGCCCGGTCTCAATTCGGTGGCGATCGAGGCGATCCTGATGACCAAGGACGATGCGGCTTGCGCGCCCGGGGCGACCGCCGGTGCCAATCCGCGCTTTGCCCTGTTCGACACATCCGAATTGCACATTCCCGATTTCGCCCGCGTCGGTCAGCGGCCGAATCTGGCTGCCATGGCCGGTACCGGCTATCCCTATGGGCGGTCCGCGGAGCCGACGCCGCTCTTCATCGACCGCGTCGATGCCGACACGCTTTCGGCCGCCGCCACGCTGCTCGGTCAGATGGCGATCATGGCCGGCCATCCGATCCCCGTCGAAACCGTCGCCTCGCCGAATACGATCGGCGATCATGACGCTATCTTCATCGGCTCGATCTCGCAGATGCCGGCAACCGCGCTGACGCAGGCCAATATCTCCACGGCCAGCCAGGCATCGTGGCGTCCGGTCGTCGATGCGCAAACCGGCGTCGTCGATACCGGCACGGCCTTCGAGCAATGGAATTCCAAGGTCGGCGGTGGTGTATTGCGCAGCCGGATCACCGCCTTCCGCGATTGGCTCTGGCGCAACTTCGATATTTCCCGCAGTTCGCTGCAATTCGTCCCCGGCGCCGAGGAGATTTTCACACCGTCCAACGCCGCCACGCTTCTGGTCGCCCAAGGCTCCAGCCCTACGGGAGGCGGTTCATGGACCTTGGTGACGGCGCCGTCGGCGAAGGATTTGCGCGAAGGGCTCGAGGTCGTGACCGCGCAATCGAACTGGCCGCAGATCGCGGGCCACATCACCACCTATTCGAGCAAGACCGGAAAGATCGAGACGGTGCCCGTCACCCGCTTCGATTTCGTGCCTTCCGTTCCGTGGTCGATCGGCAATTACCGTCTGATCGCCGCCAACTGGCTGTCGACAAATATTCTTTCCTACGCTTTCCTGCTCGTCGTCTTCCTGCTGCTGATCGGCCTCACCACGGCGAGCATGCTGAGAAAACTGGGTCGGTCGAAGTGA
- a CDS encoding glycosyl hydrolase family 8 produces the protein MRRWRALMLAAMVALAPAGSPAIAQQAMINAGAWSAYKAKFLDASGRIIDNGNGNISHSEGQGYGMLLAYLSANPADFEQIWYFTRTELLLRDDGLAVWKWDPNVKPHVTDTNNASDGDMLIAYALALAGTAWKREDYIVAASRMAQALLAKTVVRSGDRTLLMPGTDGFAAADRDDGPVVNPSYWVYEAIPVMAALAPSDQWKKLSEDGVALLSAMQFGPRKLPAEWVSLHGKPQPAEGFDAEFAYNSIRIPLYLVRGGVSDKALLTRLRQGISQGGVLATVDLTTGRPKTVLSDPGYRIVNDVVACVVDGTKLPVSALQFAPKLYYPSTLQLLGLAYIGEKHPECL, from the coding sequence GTGAGGAGGTGGCGCGCGCTCATGCTGGCGGCAATGGTCGCGCTCGCCCCCGCGGGCTCGCCTGCCATCGCGCAGCAGGCGATGATCAATGCCGGCGCATGGTCCGCCTACAAGGCGAAGTTTCTCGATGCGAGCGGCCGCATCATCGATAATGGCAATGGCAATATCAGCCACAGCGAGGGGCAGGGCTACGGCATGCTGCTTGCCTATCTCTCGGCGAACCCCGCCGATTTCGAGCAGATCTGGTATTTCACCCGCACTGAGCTGCTGCTGCGCGACGATGGCCTGGCGGTGTGGAAATGGGATCCGAACGTCAAGCCGCACGTCACCGACACCAATAATGCCTCCGATGGCGATATGCTGATCGCCTATGCGCTGGCGCTTGCCGGCACGGCGTGGAAACGCGAGGACTATATCGTCGCCGCCTCCCGGATGGCGCAGGCGCTGCTTGCCAAAACCGTGGTCCGTTCCGGCGACCGGACCCTGCTGATGCCGGGGACCGACGGCTTTGCCGCTGCCGACCGCGACGACGGTCCCGTCGTGAACCCGTCCTACTGGGTTTACGAGGCTATCCCCGTGATGGCGGCGCTTGCTCCGTCGGATCAGTGGAAGAAGTTGTCGGAAGACGGCGTGGCGTTGTTGAGCGCCATGCAGTTCGGCCCACGCAAACTTCCGGCCGAATGGGTAAGTCTGCACGGCAAGCCGCAGCCGGCAGAGGGTTTCGATGCCGAATTCGCCTATAACTCCATCCGTATTCCGCTCTATCTCGTCCGCGGGGGCGTCAGCGACAAGGCGCTGCTGACCCGCTTGCGGCAGGGAATATCGCAAGGTGGTGTCCTCGCTACCGTCGACCTGACCACCGGCCGGCCGAAGACCGTGCTGTCGGACCCCGGTTATCGAATTGTTAACGATGTTGTGGCCTGTGTAGTCGACGGGACCAAGCTTCCGGTCTCCGCCCTGCAATTTGCGCCCAAGCTCTATTATCCGTCCACGCTTCAGCTGCTGGGGCTGGCTTATATCGGGGAGAAGCATCCGGAGTGTCTGTGA